A stretch of DNA from Sebastes fasciatus isolate fSebFas1 chromosome 16, fSebFas1.pri, whole genome shotgun sequence:
CATGCAGTTGCTGCAGGATGGAAAGAAACTTGGGTGGTACCCCAAGTTTTGAGAGCTGTTTCCAGAGCAACTCACGGTTTATGGTGTCAAAGGCTTTGCTGAGGTCGATGAAGGCTATGTACAGGTCCTTGCGTTGTTCTCTGCTCTTCTCCAGCAGCTGCCGTAAAACAAAGATCATGTCAGTAGTGGATCTGGTCTTCCGAAAACCACATTGCGTTTCTGGGAGAGCACTTTCCGAAATGTACTCCACCAGCCTATTGAGCATGATCTTTGCCAGCACTTTCCCTgcggtggagaggagagagattcCGCGGCTGTTCCCACAGATGGCTCTGTCGCCCTTCTGTTTGTAGATGACCACAATGTTAGCGTCCTTCCAATCCTGAGGGACTATCTCAGACTTCCAGATGTTTATGATCAGGAGATGTAGGCGGTGTGTGAGGAGGAGCCCCCCATGTTTGAGGATCTCTGCTGGGATGCCATCAGGTCCTGCACTTTTGTTGTACTTTAGGCTTTCAATGGCTTTATGAGTTTCAGAGAACTGTGGTTGAGTGTCAAGAGGGAGGATTGGTGGAAGGTCTGGGAGTTTATTGAGGATATGGAGATCAACGGGGTTTCTGTGGTTGAGGAGGGTCTCAAAATGATCCGCCCAGCGGCCAAGAATATCATGGCGGTCCTTGAGAAGAGTGTTCCCGTTTGCTGATCGGACAGGGGCGATGGTCTGCTTCCTGGGGCCATATATGGCTTTGATGGCATCATAGAAGCCCTGGGTGTTGTTGCAGTCTGCAAACTTTTGGATTTCTTGTGCCCTCTGCATCCACCATGCGTCTTCCATGGTCCGGAGAGCATGCTGGGTTGTAGCTCTTGCTTTGGCAAAAGTGGCTTTCAGAGTGGAGGATCCAGGGTTTGCCAGGAGAGCTATGTGGGCTTCATGCTTTGCTTTGAGAAGTGATTTTATTTCTGTGGAGTTGTTGTCAAACCAGTCCTGATGACGTTTCCTTGACAGGCCAAGTGCTTCCGAGGCTGCAGCGTGGATGGCTGTGCGCAgagctgaccaatcagtgggTTCCTCTGGAACTTGGTTGAGGTTTCTTGCAAGGAGTTGTCGGAGGTTACCTATAGTGTCGGGGTTGTTGAGTGCTGTGCAGTTTAGTTTTCTGATTGGGGCGGTCTTTGGGCGACGTGGTTGAATACCCATACGGAGTTTGGATCTGACCATAAGGTGGTCAGTCCAGCATTCAGCCCCGCGCATGACGCGGGTGATGAGAACGTCCTGTCTGTCCTTTTGGCGGACGATGATGTAATCCAGGAGGTGCCAGTGTTTTGAGCGGGGGTGTTGCCACGTGGTTTTAAGCCTGTTCTTCATCTGGAAGGTGGTGTTTGTAATGACCAGGCGATGTTCCGCGCAGAGGGAGAGGAGCCGTAGCCCGTTGCTATTCATTTTCCCCACTCCATGCTGGCCTAGGATCTTACTCCAGACGTGATGCTCTGTGCCCACTCTGGCATTAAAGTCTCCCATAAGTATGAGCTTATCTGTAGCTGGGGTTTTCTGGATGATGGAGTCAAGACTTCTGTAAAAGTCCTCTTTGACAATGTGTTCTGCATCCAAGGTCGGTGCGTAGGCACTGATGAGGGTGGCAGAGCGTCCCTTTGTAAGGGGAATTCGCCACGTCATCAGTCGTTCATTGATGCCGATAGGGGAGTCAGGGATCCGTTGCAGCAGTTGGGTCTTCACTGCAAAACCCACACCATGGAGGCGATGTGTGCCTTCGGGGACCCCTTTCCAGAAGAAAGTGTAACCTGCACCGACTTCTGTCAGGGAGTCCTCTCCATGTAGCCTGGTCTCGCTAAGTGCTGCAATGTCAATTTTGTACTTAGCAAGCTCGAGAGCCACAAGTGCTGTTCTGCGGTGGGGTCTGTCAGGTGTTACAGCCATATCCAAGAGCGTGCGAACGTTCCACGAAGCGACGTGCAAGttaattttctttgtttttcgaCCGCAGTAAAGGGATGCTCCGACGGTTGCGGTTTACCGTCCGGAGTAGGAGGAGCAGACAATTTTCAGACCACCTTTTCTAGGTCCTTCCCCATTCGGGGTGAGCAGTGTAGGGCTGCTCAGACGCAATGGAAGCTGCCGAGGGGACACGCTGCTCCATCCCGTATCTCGGCGACCATCACTCCATTGCCGCCTGCGTGCATGGTTTGGCTAGGCACTCCCAGCCACATCCTTGGCCTGTGCCTGCCGCCATTCCATATCGCCACAGGGCTTTAGGGGGGTTGGAGCAAGGGGCTTGCGCAGGGAGAGGATTAGGGTGAGGGTGTGGGTGCGCAGTCCTCACTCCCACCATCTTGACTCCACCAGACAGACTTCCAGTGGCATGAGAAACTCGTGACGACCTTCATCTGGATGGAGCTGCAGGGGACTGCCGATTGTCCGGTCTACTGGACTCCGCCTGTGCCGGTCCCCAACTGCAGATTTGTGATCAGGGTTTACTCCCCTAGCCATCGTACCTCCCAAGGTTTACCCACGTGGCAATGGGGCAGTGGTTGGTGGAACACCTCTGGGGACCACTGCAGCTCCGAGATCTCCTACTAATTCAGCCAGGGGTCGCAAAACCCCAGTTACCGTGGGCTGCCACGAGGAGGCATAGTAGGAGTCTTGGTGAGGGAGAGGCTATGTACTGACCGCAGAAAGACTTACACATTGCTTTCTGGACCCCAGAAACGGGGTTGGCCAGCGGCAGAAACTTAAAGGAGGGTGATTGCAGGCATCCCTACATGCAATGGCTCGCTTAGTAGACTGCACTAGACGCATCACAACACCCTGCTGACAGTACAGTCAACAAACCCAcaagaaatgtgtgtttgttgcacacacacacacacattggcttatgaacatcacacacatttcttgtctttttttatatatttattgttattgttgttatatatatatatatatacatatatatatatatatatgttcacactctatgtatatatatatacacactatatatacagtatgtactgtatatgtactgtatatactgtatgtatatatgtgtatgtgtatgtagtcatattatttctatactgtatgtatatgtgtatatgtagtcgtattatttctgtatattctaATTAACACCATTTAGGTGAAGGCTTCATATAATCCCAgtgttattttttatcttttgtttgtttgtgtagtcttaatttgtgcaaaaataaataaactttctTCCATAATAATGAATGGCAATGTTATCCTATTTAATATTTTCACCTTACTTTTAACCAATTCATCTGgtatcataatttttttttattctaaataatcattttatatttCCTCTGAAAAGATTTTTTCACTTCTCATTTTCTGACCACTGGTTTTCTCATCctgttttattaacaaatatcAAAATGTTGACAGAAAACAGAAGCAGAGTGATGGCTGGACCAGACGTCGCTCCTCCTGTACCACTACGCAGTGTacgtaaaaacacacaaatcattCATGTCAAGCTCTCCATGTTCCATCAGCTTGTTATCGGAAATGAATGttcatatttcaaaataaaagcagcagaCCTAAGTGTATGGATACTGGTAAAAATCTCAAGCCTGCAGTCAATCCTGTGAGACCATGTAGAAGGAGCAGAGTCACCTTAATCACCAGAGGAGGAGTCTAGAGAAGGGAGGCTATTTAAAGGCTGGGTGTGTTCTGTTCAGATCCCTTTTGACTGAGATCATGCTGCCAACCCAATCCTggtactgttttggagcggtgTAATATAGGCCACTTACCTGTGAGCTAAAGTCAGATTGATTTCGGGATGGAGAATGTTAAAGTCTTTCACCCTTAAGAAGCCGatgcattaataataaaaatcatcaACATTACACTATTTCAATATTTCGGCTTTTACGCTGCAGCTTAAACCGGAAGTTCTTTCTTATTCTCTCTGACTTGACTGTTATTTTCCTccagctctgtgtctgctggatgctGAGCAGGCGGGCGGGGCTGTTTTTCGTTGCAGTGTCCTACTGGGGAGTGATGTAGCGAGACAGAGCCTAACGGGACACAAGGAAGGAAGCACAGCAAAACGCCCAGTACGgttgtttttataattaaaaaatcgTCTATTTTAGCAGCAAAATGGATTTACTAAGTAAAATCTAACGTGAACAGTATTGGAGCCCATCCTGCATCCTGCAGCCTGACACACGGACATCTTGTTTCTCTCAGGAGTGTACAGTAGAGAGACATATTTGTCTTCGTTTTTGGACATTGTAGTGGAGCTCCGCACGGCTCAGCATGGCGTGGCCCTGTATCAGCAGGGCGTGCTGCATGGCCCGCTTCTGGAACCAGCTGGACAAGGCTGACATTGCGGTGCCTTTGGTCTTCACCAAGTACACGGACGTGTCTGAGATGCAGCACGTCCAGCTGCAGCCGACTCTCCATCCTCCGCAGGCCCGGGTCGCCATAGAAACGCAGCCATCTCGCGTGGCACCTGCACGGCCGCCGCGCAGGTGCGTCTCCGAGGAGCGCGTGTGCAGCTCGGTGACGCGCGAGGACTTTAAGCACTGGAAGGTGCGACCCGAACCAAGCTGTAAACCCAAGAACGAGTACCACGAACCGGAGACACCGTTCAACAGCGAGACCCAGTACCAGAAGGACTTCAAACCCTGGCCCATCCCGAAGAGGTACGACCATCCCTGGATACCCAAACAGCATGGAGACGGCGACAGGTCCAGCAGGCACACCAAACAGCAGGCTGAGGCGGACTGCGGTGTGGAGAAGAGCGCTATAGCCGACAAGGTGCAGGAGAAAGACCTCCTGCACggacaggagaggaaaaagaagtcCAGTAAGCAGGAGGGGCAGAAGAAAGTAGTCCAGaaggtggagggaggaggagagggcaaAGGGAGGGCGGTGGATGCTGTGAACAGGCAGATCAAGGAGGAGATCACAGCAGACAGCTCGTACAAGTGAGTTCACACACTACCATAGTCATATGGTGACTATACCTACCTACTACCTACTGGGAGACCAGAGGCTTCAGGCGTCCAGGGGTTATAGGGGTCAAAACTGGTATTATAGCCTATAAATCATGCTTCGTTCACTATATTATCACAAAGTCCATTAGAATCAGAGGTTTTACATAGGCCTACTATAAAGGCCTATCTACATCTGTTGTCATGTGAAAATGTTTAGGGAGTGGATGGAAATGATTGAGGTgttgaccttttttttcactttttaaaaaaataaataaagcctGAGCTCTTCAGCATATTTTCTTTGGACCCTCCCTTTGACTAAGAGAAAAACTGCAACACCCAGcccaaaatatttttaaagtaaaattacACTATGAAATTCAATGttattaataaagaaaaaataatttaagGTGGGTTTACTCCAATTAAAACCTTAATTTGTTAATGGAATATTACTTTTCTCACAGCCACCACATCGCACAATAAAAGCGTAATTGGCATTGTCAAAATTATGACAAACTAGGCAGTTCTCAATCATTGTTCTTAGTCATACCTATGAAAAGCAATGCATTATAATTTATAACCCACGTCATCGTGAGGCCTACTATAAATGCCTATCAACATCTGTTGTCAGATGAAAATGTTTAGGTAGTGTACAAAAATTATTGAGGTGGGGAGGggtgttgactttttttttctcttttcaaaaAAACTAAAGCCTGAGCTCTTTAGCCTATTTTCTTTGGACCCTCCCTTTGACTAAGAGAAAAACTGCAACACCCTACACACCCAACACCAAGTCAAATGACACAGCATCTAAAATCATTGGATCACCATTACCACAGTTACAGGACATTTACACCACTGGCTGCAGGAAGAAAGCACTTTGTATCATGCAGGACACAAGTCATCCAGCATATACTCTTTTCTCTTATCTCCCTTCAGGGAAGCGCCTACAGAGCATTAGAGCTCGGACCTCTCGCCTCAGAGACAGTTTTTACCATCAGGCGGTGACTACTGAACAGTAGCACTAAACgaatgcagagctgtggattgttttatggatgttttaggtgttttataattttattctcaggtattgtcttatttactgtactatttatagattttaagggctgagagagcgccagggtaaaatgcatttcattgcatttcactgtacactgtacttttaaatgcatataacaaataaactaaacttgaaacttgaaacttgaacttGTTAACCAAGTCAAATTACACTATGAAATTCAATGTCATTaataaagaaaattaatttaagGTGGGTTTACTCCAATTAAAACCTTAATTTGTTAATGGAATAGTACTTTTCACATAGCCACCGCATTGCACAATAAAAGCGGAATTGGCATTGTCAAAATTATGACAAATTAGGCCGTTCTCATTCATTGTTCTTACtcatacctatgaaaagtaatgcactataatttaTAACCCACGTAATCGTGAGCCAGGACGTGCAGGGCTGCCTctaaggaagtcaggtgacgtattATAAAGAGCATCAATATCTgcgtatagggaggaggtcagagtgAATGGACAAGTGACACAGGACTTTTACCTAGGAGATCTCtgttttagggatgcaccaataccggattggatatcgggctgatactgactcaatctattcaattcaattctatgtttatacactatatacattatataccaTAATTTGAAttcctatgtatttatttgttacattttgttttacaaagttaagaaagtaatgtttaagtcaagcctgatgttgccttccacacagtgaggcatacaaacactggtatcggattggtactcggtatcggccgatacccaaagcccaggtatatTGCTATCTGTTTTGGGAGCATCCCAactctgtttgtgtcctgtgtgaaaccaaaagtcagtgttgacttattttaacttacttttgttacgtaacttacgtacttaactaacgccacatcttttcctaaacctaactaagtagttttgttgcctaaacaggtTCTACACTGCTGCCACTTGCACAGTCGCACTGATCGctggtgttgctggacatttgtagaaaaacacacaaaaacttttcgtaagatatcatacgaactgttgtatgaggatacgtttaTCCTGTATATCCAATACTCCAGCTATTCTTTACTTTTGAACCAAACGCTGTCACTGTCAAATTATTTGGcacatttacattatttactttttaaaaatacctAGCCTTCCCCCTTTTCTGAACCCCATTAGCCCTGAAtaattttcatacagtcccttATTAATTGGAGAACAAACCTTTAATAAATGGGGGGCCCTGTCTGGGAGAAGATcttcaaaaaaaattaaaaatgaaagctGTGTTAGTTGTTATCTTCCTTGCCTGAGAAATGTGACTTTTTCCACAATACAGGACTTAATTGGGGGTGACTAATTCATCACTTAATGTTAGGAAAACAGTTGCTCACAAACTAATTGAAAGCTTGTTTTCTGAAAACTCAGAGGTACACGCAGCATGTGAAAACATTACAGATCGATCAGCTGTTATTTTCCCCACAGAAGGTAATTAAATAAACGGAAAGATCAAAGTGGCGTTGACTGATGATGTTTAGGTCCAGGAGGGTAATCTCTGTCCCATTATGCAATGTTCCAGAGGATGATGATGGGGACTGGTGGATGGATGAGCACCAAGTCACGCATGTCAAAGTCACTGTACGCATGTCTcttgaagctgtgtgttgatgCTATCAGTTGCATTTATGCTCTGGGAAGACTGTTGGTTCTGAGAGTGTGAGATGATGTGATATATATGAGATCCATTTCACACTTGAGCCTTGATTTTTGGTACTGCTGCTGCAATCTGTTTTTTAGTGGATTTTTAGGGTTTTCAGAGCATTCAGTGTTTTATTCTTTGTCTTTCCTCAGTAGAGTCATATCTcagcatttattttgaatactATAATCTGTAAAACTTTTCATTTGATTCAcagttttcttaaaaacaaaaaaggatgcacattattttgtgttgactCAGTGTAGTCACAGATTGCAGATTTGGGTTTGATACAGAAACACTTGCCAAAGTGTGAGTCGGCTGGTAGAGGTGAACGGCGCCATGTGAGCTCAGTGAGTGAGTCTTACAGCTGATGGTGCCTCTTGCTGCCGTGCCTGTATTGTTGAGCAGTCAGCAGGGTACCGCCCGGAGCACTTTACCCCCACATGGCATTAAATGGCTGCACCGTGACAAGCAGAAGCCCAGTCAGCTCGCTGTCTTACTCTGCCAGTGGAGACTCAAAGCAGGTCAACTGTGGGTTAATATCATGGATAGTGTGAATACAGTtagacagcacacacacacaaactaacacATAACATATGCACTATACATGTGTTCCCTGggcactttacagcagcccactacTCCTACATGCTtataggatgggttaaatgcagagatcaaatatcatgtatgtacctgtatgtacatAGAAAGACAGCTTTTCAGCAGAGACGTTTCCGTCTTGGAAGAAGTTTACCTTTAATACCCGAAGTATTACGTTACCTTTGGCTGCACTATTTATCTGGGCTGTTTAACATGACCGATGCTGGGGCCAGTCTTGGGTATTTGTGTAGTTTTAGACTAGTTAGAGCTAGATTGATAAATCAGCCGGGTGGGTATATATCGGCCGAtgtcagtgtttcccctgtAATTGTACTGGTAGGCTACTTTTAAAGAAACAATTGTTGTAGTTGTGtttaacaattagggggatctattggcagaaatggaatatagtcTTAATAAGTatgttagtgtataatcacctgaaactaagaattgctgtgtttttgtttgcatagaatgagacgtttatatctacatagggagcgggtcctcttcacggagtccgtcatgttgctccaccatgtttctacagtagcccaaaacagacaaaccaaacacgggctctagtgagagcctttacacatttttactttacctgaaggccaccgtagttctccgacacgtttgtgaaactgtggtatcGCCAGCcgccattggctttttgtcgagtgAAATACGTCGTCTGTGCACCACTCTATATCATTATCAGATTTCTTAAACTTAAAGGTgcggtgtgtaggatttggcgcgatctagcggtgaggttgcagattgccaccaactgaaacttcttccATTTGCcgagtgtgtaggagaactaaggtggctgacgtgaaaacgTAAAAGCGTGATTGgctctatctagagccagtgtttggtttgttcgttctggactactgtagaaacttgGCGGCccactccgtatgtagatataaacggctcattctaaggtcacgaaaacaaaacagttcttattttcaggtgattatacaattgattaataaaagtgattcatattatattcaatttctgcgaatagatccccctaaatgtaaCACACTCTTCCTTTAAATATCAGTATTGGCCTCAAACATCCTGTCTCAGTTGGGCGATGGTTGCAGTAATGTGTAGTTCTTTTTAGTCAGGGCAGACTCTGTAGCAGGAAGCAACTTTCATTATGGAGCCACATTCACTGTCTATTCAAAGCCAGCCCTCCATTTCATTGTACTTGT
This window harbors:
- the map6a gene encoding microtubule-associated protein 6 homolog isoform X3, which translates into the protein MAWPCISRACCMARFWNQLDKADIAVPLVFTKYTDVSEMQHVQLQPTLHPPQARVAIETQPSRVAPARPPRRCVSEERVCSSVTREDFKHWKVRPEPSCKPKNEYHEPETPFNSETQYQKDFKPWPIPKRYDHPWIPKQHGDGDRSSRHTKQQAEADCGVEKSAIADKVQEKDLLHGQERKKKSSKQEGQKKVVQKVEGGGEGKGRAVDAVNRQIKEEITADSSYKTEYKAYKDVKPTKMIRARSQYLPPDEKTSLETSYSATFKGQAPLRNTDNKALERRRIRSLYSEPYIDPIKQVDRYSALRSKPKRPGAAAAGQSKPVKKAKDKQSVALRGSKKTTSENQPENRPTVGDKEKKMLRMRFSDPIIIIPRVLLEENHHHRWRDPNLGRAAESYALP
- the map6a gene encoding microtubule-associated protein 6 homolog isoform X4; the protein is MAWPCISRACCMARFWNQLDKADIAVPLVFTKYTDVSEMQHVQLQPTLHPPQARVAIETQPSRVAPARPPRRCVSEERVCSSVTREDFKHWKVRPEPSCKPKNEYHEPETPFNSETQYQKDFKPWPIPKRYDHPWIPKQHGDGDRSSRHTKQQAEADCGVEKSAIADKVQEKDLLHGQERKKKSSKQEGQKKVVQKVEGGGEGKGRAVDAVNRQIKEEITADSSYKTEYKAYKDVKPTKMIRARSQYLPPDEKTSLETSYSATFKGQAPLRNTDNKALERRRIRSLYSEPYIDPIKQVDRYSALRSKPKRPGAAAAGQSKPVKKAKDKQSVALRGSKKTTSENQPENRPTVGDKEKRLC
- the map6a gene encoding microtubule-associated protein 6 homolog isoform X2, whose protein sequence is MAWPCISRACCMARFWNQLDKADIAVPLVFTKYTDVSEMQHVQLQPTLHPPQARVAIETQPSRVAPARPPRRCVSEERVCSSVTREDFKHWKVRPEPSCKPKNEYHEPETPFNSETQYQKDFKPWPIPKRYDHPWIPKQHGDGDRSSRHTKQQAEADCGVEKSAIADKVQEKDLLHGQERKKKSSKQEGQKKVVQKVEGGGEGKGRAVDAVNRQIKEEITADSSYKTEYKAYKDVKPTKMIRARSQYLPPDEKTSLETSYSATFKGQAPLRNTDNKALERRRIRSLYSEPYIDPIKQVDRYSALRSKPKRPGAAAAGQSKPVKKAKDKQSVALRGSKKTTSENQPENRPTVGDKEKSKEMNNKLAEAKEDAKDEVLRPDHHHSQGAAGGEPPPPLERPEPRKSSGVVRFALDVNQTE